The window CGCGTCCCTCTCACGGAGAGATCGGTGCGGCCGCTTCACTTGTGGCTTTGTGGGTTGTGGCAGAACGCGTTGAACGTTGTTGGGACACGAGCTGACCGAAATGTGAAGGGTCAAGAGTCAAGACCCGTCCGATGACGACGTCCGATGGTTTTCGTCCGTTTGATGACTGCTAGTGTTCTTACAATCTTACACCACCTTTCCCGACTCATAATTTTTAGGAGGAGCTACAGcatgtatttatattgtaagtttataaattacatatgtaattttagtgtatttacaatgtaagtctttaaattacatatgtaaatagtATATAATTTAagtgtaattagtatgtaatttcaATTTAAGCCAACATCTTTGCTCGATCAGTTGGTTAGGACCGCTGGATAAGCCACCGGAGATCATAGGTTCGATTCTTTGCAGTACAATTTTATTTTCGTCAACCAAAATAGCACGAATCTTACAGTTGATCTAATGGATCAGAAATCGACATATTTCTAAAGAAAAATGCGTCGACAGTTTTTTAGCCTTTCCGTATTTTTTCCACACGTACACTTCCCAATCTACTAAACGTTACGTattttgtaatatatatatatatatatatatatatatatatatatatatatatatatatatatatatatatatatatatatatatatatatatatgtatatgtatatgtatatgtatactagCAAAAATACCCGTGTGTTACAACGGGTGAACACAATTTTAATTCTTGTAATGGGAAAAAGGGAAAATGCATTTGTCCTCAacagtacatatttttttatcctTTGTGGGATGATGGTAAACTGCACATCACCATAGCGGTTGAGGGCTAACTTGTCACACGCCTTGTCCTGACACCATCTAAGAGTGACACCGTTAATTTAAATATTTgttattgagaaaaaaaattttgttgatatttttctgattatttaaaatttttgttgtTGAGAAAAAATAGTTGAATATCGGCCATTTGATGATGGTAGCATATTTGaactagagaatttttaaaataaataattaaaaaggaTAGTAGAGCATCGCATCAAGCCGCTAGCCTGCGTCGCACCAGCTCCAATGGAGCGTCGGAGTGGATGCAATGGAGACGCTCGCGTGCATTGCCGAGGTCTCGACGGTTCGTGGAGAGTGTCATTGATTACACCGACACAACCGCATCGCAAGGTAGGGCACAGGGAAGGAGGGGGTGGCTAGCAGGACCGCCCACCGTCGACATCATCGCACCCTGACCTCCTCTGCAGCACCAGCGGTGCTCTGACTGCTATCACCGCCATAGCAAAGCAAGATGATGcaaagagagaaggaagaagacaaAGAAGTATATAAATTTAGACAGGTAAATGGGTTTTTAAGTGAAACCTTCAAAAATGTTCTCATCGATTCATCACTTCCAATAAGTATATAAGTTAAATCTACTATTAGTTAGGCTGTGTTATTTCCCCATGTTCTCTACTCCCCTTTCTCGTTTTCCACGTGCACAcattttaaactgctaaacggtgcgtttttttgcaaaaaaaaatatatgaaagttgatttaaaaatcaaattaatctattttttattttttaataatatttaattattcaCATTCTAATAGACTGTTCCGTCATGCATGACACATGGTTCCCAAGTGGAATCGGCGAACACACCGTTCTACAAATAGTACtacttttcatctcaaattgagtgagaaaaaaaaacagacaagGCAGAGAGTACcgagaggaaaaaagaaagagaaagaaaaccaGAGCACCACGGCACCACCAGATAAGTCCCAAAAGCACTTTCTCCTTCACTTTCCCCACCACCTCTCCCCCAATGTCCTGTACTCATGTACTCCTGTTTCCCCCAATTCCTTCCCACCACCGGCCACCTCTAGCGTATCGCCTGGTCCTTCCATGCCATGCCTGCTGGTCCCCCAACCCCCCATCTCCAAGCTCTTTCTCTCCCTGCTGGCTCCCCATCTTCACCTCGTGGCGGCATCTGGTCATGCACCTCGGCCACAGCGCAGCTCGAGCAGTCGACGGGGTGGAGTGGCCTCGGCAGCGGCACGGATTGGACTCGGCGACGGTGGTATACTTCCGGTCAGTCTCTCGTCCGGATCTACTTCCGACAAGCCTCTCGTCCGGATCTAGGGCCTTGCAGCGGTAATCACTGGATCTGGGGTCTCCGCGGCTGGATGCCCTCTCCTGCTTCGTCGTTGCGGTGGCAATCACCAGATCTGGGGCCTCTGCGCCTGGATTCGGTTGATGGGAGTTTTGGAGCGAGGATGGAGGTGTGTTTGAGAATAATCACCCCTCGTCTGCTGACTCGTCCCCATCGCCCGACCGGTCCACGGGGTTCCAGGCAACATGCATCGCGGCGTCTCGGCATGGAGGGTGCACAGTGTTGGGGTTCAGCTACGGCAGCTTCGTGGTGTTCGTTGTAAGTTTGTACTAACTATTAGTAATCTTGTCAAATTAAGTTCGAACTAATTAAGGTCGTCCTTTCCACTACTTAATTGAGAATACTTGAACTCAATTCTTATTCTGCTTATAAAACACATTAACTAATTAAGCTCATGTAAAGCATGCACAGCGATGGAACTTTTTGTGAGCAGAAGAAGCAACTTGTTTTTCCCTGTAGACTTTTGAATTGACACAATGTATTCTGTCAAGGTACTGAACCACATCCTTTTGTAGGCCTGCTGTGGGGTGCTTTGTGTTGTGGATAGTGGGCGTGGACCAGAAGCTGATTATGTGTTTTCACCGCGCGAAATTGGTAAGCTCTACGGACTCTTGAACTACTATAAGTTATTTAGATAATCATGAAAAGATACATGTCTGATTAATCAGGTAGTCAATTATCTATTTCTTTGAGGTGATACATAGAAGCATGTCTCTTACACCTTGAGGCATACTGCTCTCACATTCATTCTCTTGGTACGCCAATAGTTCTACTAAGAAATGCTTCCTTAGCTCATATCCATCCTGTATATGCATTTATTTATGTAAGCGAACAAGGTTAGCACTGTATGTGTAAAAAGGTAGTAGCATTTAAATAGTCAATGCTAAGTGTCACGATACTTGCCTTTATAATTGGTAACTGCAATTCTTCATCATTCCATTTGCGCATGAAGAGGGACACAAGATAACCAGATAGTTCGCTAAGAAAAATTTAattgttaattaattttgttttagGGAAATAAATTAACTGGTTGTACAATGGAGTTTAAAAGAAAGTTTACCCGTTGTTAATTGGAACATTTGGTAGAATTATTTGACGCCATAGGTTGATATCCTCGTTCCATCTTGACCCAAGGCATGCTTTTGCCATTGCTTTTGGCAAGTGTTTGGCAATCCATAGTAGTTTTTTGACATATCTTGCATTTGGGTTGTTCTCATAAATTGGTTCAAGCGGAGTCGGGTCTAATATATAGACGATTCTGGTATCTTGGTCCAATACgatcaaaatgaaaaatttATAGAATTCTATTGGCATAAGAATCTGTAAAAGCTAACTGTTAGGATAGAAAAAAATCATGGCCATGATGAGCAAATGGAAGAGAACTTACCAATCTGCATTTTGAAATATTGTAGTCAATCCCAGGCCAATTACAAACTGACTTTGCTAGCCGTTCAGTGTCGAGCTTTTGACGAAAGTTTGGGTGTTGTCCAAAATTGGTAGTCATCTTTGTATATAATTGTGCAAAAATGATATACAACATGAGACAAAGGGGATAATACATGTGATTATAAAGGCATACTCAAAATTGCAAAACGGAATAATACACGTGATTGTAAAAACATACCCAAAATTGCATGTCTAGATAGTGTTTTGATATTGTTCCCTTTATCTTTTTCACCATTTGGATGTCGTCGTATACATGAATCTGTGAATAACATCACATTAGAAGAGAGCGACATATGTAAACATGTATGGTAACAAAACATGATGTTGAAggcaaaaatatatgaaatactAACCTGGGTTATTGTCATTGTTGTCGTTGTTTTTGCGATTACGACGAGCCTTCAGCACATCTTCCAGGTTAACACCAAACTTTGGTATATCGGTATGCCAACCCAATTCACCTCTAGGAAAGAATAGTGGATAAGACAATGGATCATAGCATCCATAGTACGACCGGATGCCTTCTATTTCATTGTTTCATTGTTGTTCCCTTGTAGGATTACACTCTTGTCAAATGTCTTTCGTCGCTCATTTCCCTCGACCCAAACTGCAGCCACCTCTGAAGTTATTGGCGCGTTATACGTCCTCTGATCCAACCATTGGTCAAGGTTCAATATCACACGGTAGTCCTCGAGATTCTCGGCTTGCCCCAAACTCCTAAACTGCTCAGAGTATGGATTACCACGTAGAATGTTAGTTATAGTGCTGATTACTTTTTGATCTTGTTCGTATAGATCTGGCCGACAATGACGGTACCGATGCTCTAGGGTAGGATCATCATCGTAAAAGTACAATTCCAGACGCTTAGGGTTTGAACCATCAGTACCGAATGAACGTATATTGTGATACATCTGGCCATGAGCTCAAAACGTGTAAATACCACTATTCCTGATGTCAGTTATCTCTCTGTCAAGGTGACAGTAAAGAGATGTGAATGAGAAATGTCCATTGAAAAATCTTATGTTGT of the Oryza sativa Japonica Group chromosome 2, ASM3414082v1 genome contains:
- the LOC112937958 gene encoding uncharacterized protein isoform X2, coding for MPAGPPTPHLQALSLPAGSPSSPRGGIWSCTSATAQLEQSTGWSGLGSGTDWTRRRWYTSGQSLVRIYFRQASRPDLGPCSGNHWIWGLRGWMPSPASSLRWQSPDLGPLRLDSVDGSFGARMEVCLRIITPRLLTRPHRPTGPRGSRQHASRRLGMEGAQCWGSATAASWCSLPAVGCFVLWIVGVDQKLIMCFHRAKLDPRVGMVMQMAWYQHQACVMELCIYIVIGTQKLQLPRQEIKMSRMAL
- the LOC112937958 gene encoding uncharacterized protein isoform X1, with the protein product MPAGPPTPHLQALSLPAGSPSSPRGGIWSCTSATAQLEQSTGWSGLGSGTDWTRRRWYTSGQSLVRIYFRQASRPDLGPCSGNHWIWGLRGWMPSPASSLRWQSPDLGPLRLDSVDGSFGARMEVCLRIITPRLLTRPHRPTGPRGSRQHASRRLGMEGAQCWGSATAASWCSLPAVGCFVLWIVGVDQKLIMCFHRAKLDPRVGMVMQMAWYQHQACVMELELRNFNYQDRRSRCLEWHCEFVILNTIEVVHGAALGTMASLVMEQSS